A genomic region of Raphanus sativus cultivar WK10039 chromosome 6, ASM80110v3, whole genome shotgun sequence contains the following coding sequences:
- the LOC108809674 gene encoding putative L-type lectin-domain containing receptor kinase I.1, producing MDSIWQPIKIWVLVDMVLNGHGSNGHGHSLSTNNKWTNGYGLMDVDSPSLQLYLSIIFFLNLIRFSCQQDLTFVYNGFNQGQADLHLDGLARIHSPGGLLQLTDATTQQKGHAFFNRPFDFGSASSESLSFSTHFVCALVPKPGADGGHGLAFVLSSSMDLTEADPTQYLGLFNISTNGSPSSQILAIELDTVQSAEFDDIDRNHVGIDENNLHSVVSAPASYYSDKEGANKSLTLLSGDPIQVWIDYEDALLNVTLAPLRNKKPSKPLLSRNINLTSVFPDGKPFVGFSAATGSLISYQYILGWSFGTSRASLRSLDVSRLPTVPRPKIPKKTSLLLITLLVILALLVTAALGGYCVYLRKKYAEVREPWEKPYGPLRYTYKSLYKATGGFRRDGRLGKGGFGEVYKGTMPTGEDIAVKRLSHDAEQGMKQFVAEVVTMGSLQHKNLVPLLGYCRRKGELLLVSKYMEGGSVDQYVFQDDRPPLSWSQRLAVLRDIASVLCYLHTGASQVVLHRDIKASNVMLDGNLQGFLGDFGMARFDDRGANLSATAAVGTIGYMALELTSSGTSTRTDVYAFGAFMLEVTCGRRPFDPEMPVEKRHLVKWVVECWRKGSLVDAIDKRLGGKIIPGEVEMVLKLGLLCTSIVPDARPSMEQVVQYINRHQMLPSLSPDTPGIGVSTPVLMGLPSLAITSTSGISSASPPSFSSSPSNNSMFISHTIMYGDGR from the coding sequence ATGGACTCTATATGGCAGCCCATAAAAATATGGGTTTTAGTGGATATGGTTCTTAATGGACATGGTTCTAATGGACATGGTCACTCTTTGTCCACAAACAATAAATGGACAAATGGATACGGGCTAATGGACGTGGACTCGCCCAGTTTACAGCTATATCTCTCTATAATCTTCTTTCTCAATCTGATTCGCTTTTCATGTCAACAAGACTTAACTTTCGTTTACAACGGCTTTAACCAAGGCCAAGCCGATCTTCACCTAGACGGTCTTGCAAGAATCCACTCCCCAGGTGGCCTTTTGCAGCTAACCGATGCCACGACTCAGCAAAAGGGTCACGCGTTCTTCAACCGCCCGTTCGATTTTGGCTCAGCCTCGTCTgagtctctctctttctcgacTCATTTCGTCTGCGCCTTGGTCCCCAAACCAGGAGCTGACGGTGGTCACGGGCTTGCCTTTGTTCTGTCCTCCTCAATGGATCTCACAGAAGCAGACCCAACTCAGTACTTAGGACTCTTCAACATCTCAACAAACGGTTCTCCTTCCTCTCAGATTCTAGCTATCGAGCTCGACACCGTCCAAAGCGCAGAGTTCGACGACATCGACAGAAACCACGTCGGTATAGACGAAAACAATCTCCACTCCGTTGTGTCCGCTCCAGCTTCTTATTATTCCGACAAAGAAGGAGCGAACAAAAGCTTGACACTCTTGAGCGGAGACCCTATCCAGGTGTGGATTGATTACGAAGACGCTCTGCTCAACGTTACATTAGCTCCTCTACGTAACAAGAAGCCTAGCAAGCCTCTTCTGTCAAGAAACATCAATCTCACATCGGTTTTCCCGGATGGTAAACCATTCGTCGGGTTCTCAGCAGCGACCGGGTCACTGATCAGTTACCAGTACATCTTAGGATGGAGTTTCGGCACGAGCAGAGCTTCTTTACGGAGCCTCGACGTCTCTAGACTTCCCACGGTCCCTCGTCCCAAGATACCCAAGAAAACATCTCTTCTGCTTATTACTCTACTGGTTATACTCGCACTCCTAGTAACGGCCGCTCTGGGAGGGTACTGCGTGTACCTGAGAAAGAAGTATGCAGAAGTTAGAGAGCCGTGGGAGAAGCCATACGGTCCGCTTCGGTACACATACAAGTCGTTGTATAAAGCAACGGGAGGGTTTAGAAGAGACGGTCGTCTTGGGAAAGGAGGTTTTGGAGAAGTCTATAAAGGAACTATGCCTACTGGAGAAGATATAGCGGTGAAGAGACTATCGCACGACGCGGAGCAAGGGATGAAACAGTTCGTTGCTGAGGTTGTGACAATGGGTAGTTTACAGCACAAGAACTTGGTTCCTCTTCTAGGGTACTGCAGGCGAAAAGGCGAGTTGTTGCTGGTCTCCAAGTACATGGAAGGTGGCAGCGTTGATCAGTATGTGTTTCAAGATGATAGACCGCCTCTTTCGTGGTCTCAAAGGCTTGCGGTTTTGAGAGATATTGCATCTGTGCTCTGTTACTTGCATACAGGAGCTAGTCAGGTTGTTTTGCACCGAGACATCAAAGCTTCTAATGTGATGTTAGATGGAAACTTACAGGGgtttttaggagattttgggATGGCTAGGTTTGATGACCGTGGAGCAAACCTCTCAGCAACGGCGGCTGTTGGAACCATAGGGTACATGGCGCTCGAGCTAACATCATCAGGAACTTCGACTAGAACCGATGTGTACGCATTTGGTGCATTCATGCTTGAAGTAACGTGTGGGAGGAGACCGTTTGATCCCGAGATGCCGGTTGAGAAGCGACATTTGGTCAAATGGGTTGTTGAATGCTGGAGAAAAGGCTCTTTGGTTGATGCTATAGACAAAAGACTGGGTGGTAAAATCATACCCGGGGAGGTTGAAATGGTTCTGAAACTCGGCTTGTTATGTACAAGTATTGTACCTGATGCACGACCATCAATGGAACAAGTGGTGCAATACATAAACAGACACCAAATGTTACCTTCTTTATCTCCAGATACTCCCGGAATTGGAGTTTCTACGCCAGTGTTAATGGGATTACCTTCCCTGGCAATCACTTCCACTTCAGGGATCTCATCAGCATCACCACCATCGTTTTCTTCTTCCCCTAGCAACAACTCAATGTTCATTTCTCACACAATCATGTATGGTGATGGAAGATGA